The DNA sequence GAGGTGGCCGAAGTATTCGGCCTGCAGCCGCAGCGGGGCCCGGCGCATCATCGCGTCGACCACGTCGTGCCGGTAGTCGCAGCGGTCCAGCGGCAGGTTGTCGAGGAACTCGTCGAAGGCCCGCTTCGCGACGGCCCGGTCCGGCTTCGCGCCGCCGTAGACGTAGTCGACGATCCGCTGCCAGTCGGCGGGCTGGCGGACGGTGGCCGGTGAGTTGAGCTTGGACAGTTTCTTCCAGGTCCAGAAGTTCCAGGAGATGTCGTGGTCCTCGTAGAGCTGGAACGACGCCTGGTACCAGCCGTTGTTGTTCTCGCCGCCCTCGCCCATGTAGATCGGCGCGTCGAGTTCGGCGCGCTTGGCCAGGTATTCCTGGATCTGGTCGCGGTCCGGGGAGTTCCAGTACTTGTGGAACTGGAGCAGGACGTTGTCGTCCCACAGTTCGTCGAAGATGCTCCAGTTCCGGGCCCAGTTGCTGCCCTCCAGGATGATCATGTGGTTCTGGTCGATCTCCCGGATCTCGGCGATCAGCCGCTTGTAGAGCGCGATCAACTCGGCCGGGTACTTGTACTGGAAGTCGCGCGGCAGCGGCTCGTTGAGCAGGTCGTAGCCGGCCACGATCTCCTCGTCGCGGTAGCGCCGGGCGATCTCCCGCCAGAGCCGTACGGTGGCGTCCTGGTGGGCCGGGGTGGTGAACAGCTCCGGGTAGTTGTTCGGCGAGTCGTCGATGTTGGTGCCGGTCTGCCCGCCGGGCGCGCCGTGCAGGTCCACCACCACGTAGACCCGGTGCGTACGGCACCAGCCCAGGAACCGGTCGATCAGCGCGAACGCCGGTTCGTCGAAGGTGCCGTCGTCGGCCATCAGGTAGCGGGCGTTGAGCGGCAGCCGGACCGAGTTCCAGCCCTCGGCGGCCATCCGGGCGACGTCCGCCTCGCCGACGTACTCGTCGCGGTAGCGGCGCCAGAATTGTTCGGCGTCCCCCGGCCCGATCAGGTCTTCGACCACCTTCTCGATCTGCCGGGGGCTGGCGGCGGCGTCGCCGAACCGCCACATGTAGCCCTCGGGCAGCCACCAGTTGCCGATGCCGACACCGCGCAGCAGGATCTCCTCGCCGGCACCGTCCACGATGCTCCGGTGCCGCCGCCGCAGGAAACCGTTCATGTCCAACTCCGCTCTCACTTGAGACCCGACATCATGAAGCCGCGCACCACCCAGCGCTGGCAGAAGACGAAGACCACCAGGATCGGCAGCACCATCACCGCGGCGCCGGCCATCAGCACGCCGTAGTTGCTGGCGTACTGCCCCTCCAGCAGGGCCAGCCCGACCGACAACGTGTACCTGTCCTGGTCGGTGGCGACGATCAGCGGCCACAG is a window from the Polymorphospora rubra genome containing:
- a CDS encoding cellulase family glycosylhydrolase — its product is MNGFLRRRHRSIVDGAGEEILLRGVGIGNWWLPEGYMWRFGDAAASPRQIEKVVEDLIGPGDAEQFWRRYRDEYVGEADVARMAAEGWNSVRLPLNARYLMADDGTFDEPAFALIDRFLGWCRTHRVYVVVDLHGAPGGQTGTNIDDSPNNYPELFTTPAHQDATVRLWREIARRYRDEEIVAGYDLLNEPLPRDFQYKYPAELIALYKRLIAEIREIDQNHMIILEGSNWARNWSIFDELWDDNVLLQFHKYWNSPDRDQIQEYLAKRAELDAPIYMGEGGENNNGWYQASFQLYEDHDISWNFWTWKKLSKLNSPATVRQPADWQRIVDYVYGGAKPDRAVAKRAFDEFLDNLPLDRCDYRHDVVDAMMRRAPLRLQAEYFGHLGEGVSYGVTGPGTPLPGFRESDRVTVRYRLPRTDGDPAPEGDEPNFRHNLGQERADHEVMVVHLAEGDWLSYEVNTVAPGGLAVRPVTAGGTGRLAVTVDGTPLNGATELPAGRHTLVVRAEDGPVVLDHLDVTPVPAGGDPGDRA